The Patescibacteria group bacterium DNA segment TGCCTCTTGGCAGTTAGAATAACCTACCACCCTAAATTCCCGCTGTCAAGATGTTGGATTAACAAAAATCAGCCGGATGGCTGAAATCAGAAAAACTCTCCCTTGCCGCCCTTGCGGTATCCTCTACCTTCTGTCTGAGTATTGTTCTTCGTAATACTTCTGATAATTTCCGCTCATCACATTGCGCCACCACGGCTCGTTCTCCAGATTCAAATCTACCGTACTTTTACAAAAATCCGACTTCTGTGGCGCAACCTCTTACCCTCGCTTGTAATACGGACTCTCTTTTTTAAATTCTTCGTAATCCTCAATATAATCGCTCCTGGATGGATTGTAATTAGTTGAACTTATTGCCAACAAAATCGCGTCCGACGAAAAATCTTTAAAATGATGCCAAACATAATCGGGAACATAAAGACCGCTTGTCGGCGAAGTTAGGCGAATTTCTTCCAAACCCTGGCCCTTGTCAATGACCGCTGTGGCCGTGCCCTGCACCAAAATAAAAAATTCTTCTTCAACTTTGTGACAGTGCGCGCCGGTTGGAGATTGGGGCTTGGTGATAAAATAAACCCGTTTTACGTCAAAATCAATATAATCCTTGAGTTCCACCGGACTCATGACGAACTTTGGCGTATCAACTTTTTTTAATGTAAAAATTTTAAATTCCTTTA contains these protein-coding regions:
- a CDS encoding FdtA/QdtA family cupin domain-containing protein; this translates as MLKEFKIFTLKKVDTPKFVMSPVELKDYIDFDVKRVYFITKPQSPTGAHCHKVEEEFFILVQGTATAVIDKGQGLEEIRLTSPTSGLYVPDYVWHHFKDFSSDAILLAISSTNYNPSRSDYIEDYEEFKKESPYYKRG